The proteins below come from a single Xiphophorus hellerii strain 12219 chromosome 14, Xiphophorus_hellerii-4.1, whole genome shotgun sequence genomic window:
- the usp12b gene encoding ubiquitin carboxyl-terminal hydrolase 12, translating to MEILMTVRKIASICTMGANASALEKEIGPEQFPVNEHYFGLVNFGNTCYCNSVLQALYFCRPFREKVLAYKVQPRRKESLLTCLADLFNSIATQKKKVGVIPPKKFISRLRKENELFDNYMQQDAHEFLNYLLNTIADLLQEEKSQERQQNGKLVQNGSGGGGCGDGGGGGGEGDGGKGTQQTWVHEIFQGTLTNETRCLNCEAVSSKDEDFLDLSVDVEQNTSITHCLRGFSNTETLCSEYKYYCEQCRSKQEAQKRMRVKKLPMILALHLKRFKYMDQLHRYTKLSYRVVFPLELRLFNTSGDATNPDRMYDLVAVVVHCGSGPNRGHYITIVKSHGFWLLFDDDIVEKIDAQAIEEFYGLTSDISKNSESGYILFYQSRD from the exons ATGGAAATACTGATGACAGTCCGAAAGATCGCCTCGATTTGTACGATG GGCGCCAATGCCTCTGCCTTGGAAAAGGAGATTGGACCGGAACAGTTTCCTGTTAATGAACACTACTTTGGATTGGTCAAC TTCGGCAACACCTGCTACTGCAACTCGGTGCTGCAGGCTCTGTATTTCTGCCGACCGTTCAGGGAGAAGGTGCTGGCGTACAAG GTGCAGCCTCGGAGGAAGGAGTCCCTCCTCACCTGCCTGGCCGACCTTTTCAACAGCATCGCCacccagaagaaaaaagtcgGAGTCATCCCTCCCAAGAAATTCATCTCTCGGCTAAGGAAGGAAAACG AGTTGTTTGACAACTACATGCAGCAGGACGCCCACGAATTCCTCAACTACCTCCTCAACACTATCGCAGACCTCCTCCAGGAGGAGAAGAGCCAGGAGCGACAGCAGAACGGAAAACTGGTGCAGAACGGGAGCGGAGGAGGCGGATGTGGTGACGGAGGGGGAGGCGGGGGTGAAGGCGACGGTGGGAAGGGGACGCAGCAGACGTGGGTCCACGAGATCTTCCAGGGAACGCTGACCAACGAGACACGCTGCCTCAACTGCGAAGCT GTGAGCAGTAAGGACGAGGACTTCCTGGATCTGTCGGTGGACGTGGAGCAGAACACTTCGATCACACACTGTCTCAG GGGCTTCAGCAACACAGAGACGTTATGCAGCGAGTACAAATATTACTGTGAGCAATGTCGCAGCAAACAGGAAGCCCAGAAACG GATGAGGGTAAAAAAGCTGCCCATGATTCTCGCCCTCCACCTCAAGCGCTTCAAGTACATGGACCAGCTGCACCGCTACACCAAGCTGTCCTATCGCGTCGTCTTCCCGCTGGAGCTCCGCCTTTTCAACACGTCAGGCGACGCCACCAACCCCGACCGCATGTACGACCTGGTCGCTGTTGTCGTGCACTGCGGCAG CGGCCCCAACCGCGGACACTACATCACCATCGTCAAGAGCCACGGCTTCTGGCTGCTGTTTGATGACGACATTGTGGAG
- the rasl11a gene encoding ras-like protein family member 11A-like isoform X2: MNYGGAGVGGIKYHGVGYRALIVRFLTKRFIGDYEANTGALYSRKVTMDGEEVSLQIQDTPCVALQDDAEGLYCQEQINRSIYWADGYVLVFSITDNSSYRTIQPLYQHIRRIHPSGNIPVILVGNKSDLLRARQVPAEEGDTLATSLGGVYFEASARENHEGVHAAFLHLCQEVIRALGGGNGEKRKGGLHLARPKSPNMQELKRRFRQVLSSKVKSATTI, from the exons ATGAACTATGGAGGGGCGGGGGTGGGGGGGATAAAATACCATGGAGTTGGCTATAGAG CTCTGATTGTCAGGTTTCTGACTAAGAGGTTCATTGGAGATTATGAAGCAAACACAG GAGCGCTCTACTCTAGAAAGGTCACCATGGACGGGGAGGAAGTGTCGCTTCAGATTCAGGACACACCCTGCGTTGCCCTCCAG GATGACGCTGAAGGCCTGTACTGCCAGGAGCAGATCAACAG GTCCATCTACTGGGCAGACGGGTATGTGTTGGTTTTCTCCATTACAGACAACAGTAGCTACCGAACCATTCAACCTCTGTACCAGCACATCAGGCGAATACACCCTTCTGGAAACATCCCAGTTATCCTG GTTGGCAACAAGAGTGACCTGCTCCGAGCTCGACAAGTCCCCGCAGAGGAGGGCGACACGTTAGCAACTTCACTAG GGGGCGTTTACTTCGAGGCCTCGGCCAGAGAGAACCACGAGGGAGTCCACGCCGCCTTCCTCCATCTCTGCCAGGAG GTGATCCGGGCGCTGGGAGGCGGGAATGGGGAGAAGAGGAAGGGCGGCCTACACCTGGCCAGACCCAAGTCTCCCAATATGCAGGAGCTGAAGAGGAGGTTCAGACAGGTGCTTTCCTCCAAAGTAAAATCAGCTACAACTATCTGA
- the rasl11a gene encoding ras-like protein family member 11A-like isoform X1 — translation MRLSGDSAPGSMNSSGSGNFLLVPIPEYPLLDCVPNKTVKIAVLGASNVGKTALIVRFLTKRFIGDYEANTGALYSRKVTMDGEEVSLQIQDTPCVALQDDAEGLYCQEQINRSIYWADGYVLVFSITDNSSYRTIQPLYQHIRRIHPSGNIPVILVGNKSDLLRARQVPAEEGDTLATSLGGVYFEASARENHEGVHAAFLHLCQEVIRALGGGNGEKRKGGLHLARPKSPNMQELKRRFRQVLSSKVKSATTI, via the exons ATGCGGCTGTCTGGCGATTCTGCCCCGGGAAGTATGAACAGCAGCGGGTCTGGCAACTTTCTGCTGGTCCCCATCCCGGAGTATCCCCTGCTGGACTGCGTCCCCAACAAGACGGTGAAGATCGCGGTGCTGGGCGCCAGCAACGTCGGGAAAACCG CTCTGATTGTCAGGTTTCTGACTAAGAGGTTCATTGGAGATTATGAAGCAAACACAG GAGCGCTCTACTCTAGAAAGGTCACCATGGACGGGGAGGAAGTGTCGCTTCAGATTCAGGACACACCCTGCGTTGCCCTCCAG GATGACGCTGAAGGCCTGTACTGCCAGGAGCAGATCAACAG GTCCATCTACTGGGCAGACGGGTATGTGTTGGTTTTCTCCATTACAGACAACAGTAGCTACCGAACCATTCAACCTCTGTACCAGCACATCAGGCGAATACACCCTTCTGGAAACATCCCAGTTATCCTG GTTGGCAACAAGAGTGACCTGCTCCGAGCTCGACAAGTCCCCGCAGAGGAGGGCGACACGTTAGCAACTTCACTAG GGGGCGTTTACTTCGAGGCCTCGGCCAGAGAGAACCACGAGGGAGTCCACGCCGCCTTCCTCCATCTCTGCCAGGAG GTGATCCGGGCGCTGGGAGGCGGGAATGGGGAGAAGAGGAAGGGCGGCCTACACCTGGCCAGACCCAAGTCTCCCAATATGCAGGAGCTGAAGAGGAGGTTCAGACAGGTGCTTTCCTCCAAAGTAAAATCAGCTACAACTATCTGA